One part of the Oceanihabitans sp. IOP_32 genome encodes these proteins:
- a CDS encoding DUF2007 domain-containing protein, with amino-acid sequence MQDSNYIKIFTGNFITVQRMVTELENINITAVVKDESESGRLAGFGASIQGQQELFVHKDELDKAIVIVETINASLKA; translated from the coding sequence ATGCAGGACTCAAATTATATAAAGATATTTACTGGAAATTTTATAACCGTACAACGTATGGTTACCGAGCTTGAAAACATCAATATAACGGCGGTAGTTAAAGACGAGTCGGAATCTGGTCGTTTAGCAGGCTTTGGAGCATCTATACAGGGGCAACAAGAGCTATTTGTGCATAAAGACGAGCTAGACAAAGCCATAGTAATTGTTGAAACTATAAATGCCAGTTTAAAGGCTTAA
- a CDS encoding ABC-F family ATP-binding cassette domain-containing protein: protein MLSVSNLSVQFGKRVLFDEVNTTFNNGNCYGIIGANGAGKSTFLKIISGKLEPTSGQVSLETGKRMSVLEQNHNLYDEHTVLETILMGNKPLYEIKTQIDALYADYTDENAEKIGELQVKFEEMDGWNADSLAASMLSNLGIKEEFHHTLMADLDGKQKVRVLLAQALFGNPDVLIMDEPTNDLDYETISWLENFLANYDNCVIVVSHDRHFLDAVCTHISDIDFGKINHYSGNYTFWYESSQLAARQHAQQNKKAEEKKKELEEFIRRFSANVAKSKQATSRKKMIEKLNIADIRRTSRRYPAIIFEQDREAGDQILNINGLTASIDGELLFKDIDLNLNKGDKVVVFSRDSRATTAFYQILNNKEKADAGSFAWGVTTTQAYLPLDNSEYFDNDLTLIDWLRQWAQTEEEREEVNIRGFLGKMIFSGEEAFKKSSVLSGGEKVRCMLSRMMMTRANVLQLDEPTNHLDLESITAFNNSLKTFKGTVLFTTHDHEFAQTVANRVVELTPNGVIDRYTTFDDYMQDPKIKELRNKMYAVQTV from the coding sequence ATGTTATCAGTTTCAAACTTATCAGTTCAATTCGGCAAGCGCGTGCTTTTTGATGAAGTAAATACCACTTTTAATAATGGTAATTGCTATGGGATTATTGGCGCAAATGGGGCTGGAAAGTCAACCTTCCTAAAAATTATTTCTGGCAAGCTAGAACCAACTTCTGGCCAGGTCTCTTTAGAGACTGGAAAACGCATGTCTGTGCTTGAGCAAAACCACAACTTATACGACGAGCATACGGTTTTAGAAACCATTTTAATGGGAAATAAACCTTTGTATGAAATAAAAACTCAAATTGATGCGCTTTATGCAGATTATACCGATGAGAATGCCGAAAAAATTGGCGAGCTTCAGGTAAAATTTGAAGAGATGGATGGCTGGAATGCCGATAGTCTTGCCGCTTCAATGTTATCTAATTTAGGTATTAAAGAAGAGTTTCATCATACCCTAATGGCAGATTTAGATGGTAAGCAGAAGGTACGTGTGTTGTTAGCTCAAGCGCTTTTTGGAAATCCTGATGTGCTTATTATGGACGAGCCCACGAACGATTTGGACTATGAAACCATCTCATGGCTCGAGAATTTTTTAGCAAATTACGATAATTGCGTTATTGTAGTATCGCACGACCGTCACTTTTTAGATGCGGTATGTACGCATATTTCTGATATTGATTTTGGTAAAATTAACCATTATTCAGGTAATTATACCTTCTGGTATGAGTCGTCTCAATTAGCTGCTCGCCAGCATGCCCAACAAAACAAGAAGGCTGAAGAAAAGAAAAAAGAACTGGAAGAATTTATACGCCGTTTTTCTGCTAATGTTGCGAAAAGCAAACAAGCTACAAGTAGAAAAAAGATGATTGAAAAATTAAATATTGCCGATATTAGGCGTACCAGTAGACGCTATCCAGCCATTATTTTTGAGCAGGATAGAGAGGCTGGAGATCAAATTTTAAATATTAATGGTTTAACAGCATCAATTGATGGTGAGTTATTATTTAAAGATATTGATCTTAACTTAAATAAAGGCGATAAAGTCGTTGTGTTTTCTCGAGATTCTAGAGCAACAACAGCCTTTTATCAAATATTAAATAATAAGGAAAAAGCCGATGCGGGCTCATTTGCTTGGGGTGTAACCACCACACAGGCTTATTTACCGCTTGATAATAGTGAGTACTTCGACAATGATTTAACCTTAATCGATTGGTTACGCCAATGGGCACAAACCGAAGAAGAGCGTGAAGAGGTAAATATTCGCGGATTTTTAGGGAAAATGATTTTTAGTGGAGAAGAAGCCTTTAAAAAATCGTCTGTCTTATCTGGTGGCGAAAAAGTGCGTTGTATGCTTTCTAGAATGATGATGACTAGAGCGAATGTGTTACAATTAGACGAGCCGACAAACCATTTAGATTTGGAGAGTATTACGGCTTTTAACAACTCGCTTAAAACTTTTAAGGGTACGGTGTTGTTTACAACTCACGATCATGAGTTTGCCCAAACCGTTGCCAATAGAGTAGTAGAGCTAACTCCAAACGGTGTTATAGATAGATATACGACATTTGATGACTATATGCAAGATCCAAAAATAAAAGAATTGCGTAACAAAATGTATGCTGTTCAAACGGTTTAA
- a CDS encoding TlpA family protein disulfide reductase — MKFYYLAPLVIFVLLGCKNENFTDNDHYAYLGGEIINPNNNFIVLSKSKQLIDTIKLDGNNRFTYKVSPLQTGLYAFKHGGETQMVLLEPKDSVLLRLNTIEFDESLVYTGKGSRKNNYLINEFLTNEKEEKKILKYCQLSANEYEKQLDSIKNYKLEQLRKFKNRHKPSKLFNKIAKANIEYNYYFSKEIYPFVHYGKNKSNILESLPKDFYAYRKHINYNDSFLKDYFVYNTFLRWSFNNIALQQHYKHAKNGNFKSSDACYNLDRLKLVDSLISSTTTKEDWLHYYTIAYLNKTSNTNDNNAILDFYTGKSTNTARKAMVSSYASALSKLKKGAIFPEVELTDSNNSDTAVASIINSATVISFWSQSYYEHFKESQYKINELRLKYPEIKFVSINIDDNGLDAALTALKQNNFSYNNQYQLKHAEASKKVLAIYPMTKAFIIDKNQRIINGKANIFARHFEEELLALINN, encoded by the coding sequence ATGAAATTTTATTATTTAGCACCACTTGTTATCTTCGTGTTATTAGGTTGTAAAAATGAAAACTTTACAGATAATGACCACTATGCCTATTTAGGTGGTGAAATTATTAATCCTAACAATAACTTTATTGTTCTGTCTAAATCTAAACAACTCATCGATACCATTAAACTCGATGGTAATAATAGGTTTACATACAAAGTATCGCCATTACAAACTGGACTTTACGCTTTTAAACATGGTGGGGAAACACAGATGGTTTTGTTAGAACCCAAGGACAGCGTTTTGCTTAGGTTAAATACAATTGAGTTTGATGAATCTTTAGTTTACACTGGAAAAGGCTCTAGAAAAAATAATTATTTGATTAATGAATTTCTTACAAACGAAAAAGAGGAGAAAAAAATCTTAAAATACTGCCAGTTAAGTGCTAACGAGTACGAAAAACAGTTGGATTCTATTAAAAATTACAAACTCGAGCAACTTCGTAAATTTAAAAACAGACATAAACCGTCTAAATTATTTAACAAAATTGCAAAAGCCAATATTGAGTATAACTACTATTTTAGCAAAGAAATATACCCTTTTGTGCATTATGGCAAAAACAAAAGCAACATTTTAGAATCTTTGCCAAAAGATTTTTATGCTTACCGTAAACACATAAATTACAACGATAGCTTTCTTAAAGATTACTTTGTTTACAACACGTTTTTACGTTGGAGTTTTAATAACATCGCACTTCAACAACATTACAAGCATGCCAAAAATGGAAATTTTAAAAGTTCGGATGCCTGTTATAATCTGGATCGACTTAAGCTTGTTGATAGCTTGATAAGCAGCACCACAACAAAAGAAGATTGGCTGCATTACTACACTATTGCTTACTTAAATAAAACCTCAAATACTAACGACAATAATGCCATTCTTGATTTTTACACTGGTAAAAGCACGAATACCGCAAGGAAAGCTATGGTTTCGAGTTATGCGAGCGCTTTAAGCAAATTAAAAAAGGGAGCCATCTTTCCAGAAGTAGAACTCACCGATTCAAATAATTCTGATACTGCAGTAGCGTCTATTATTAACTCGGCTACCGTTATTTCTTTTTGGTCGCAATCGTATTACGAACATTTTAAAGAAAGTCAATACAAAATTAATGAGTTGCGCCTTAAATATCCAGAAATTAAATTTGTTTCAATTAATATAGACGATAATGGCCTAGATGCTGCCTTAACCGCATTAAAACAAAACAATTTTTCATATAACAACCAATACCAATTAAAACATGCCGAAGCCTCGAAAAAAGTATTAGCAATTTACCCCATGACTAAGGCTTTCATTATCGATAAAAACCAAAGGATAATTAACGGTAAAGCGAATATTTTTGCTCGACATTTCGAGGAAGAACTGCTAGCCCTTATAAACAACTAA
- the fsa gene encoding fructose-6-phosphate aldolase → MKFFIDTANLNQIKEAQDLGVLDGVTTNPSLMAKEGITGHDNILKHYLAICNIVEGDVSAEVISTDFEGMVREGEALAELHDQIVIKLPMIKDGIKACKYFSEKGIKTNVTLVFSVGQALLAAKAGATYVSPFIGRLDDISTDGLNLIAEIRQVFDNYDFDTEILAASVRHTMHVVDCAKLGADVMTGPLSSIEGLLKHPLTDIGLAKFIEDYKKGN, encoded by the coding sequence ATGAAATTTTTTATTGACACAGCAAATCTTAATCAGATTAAAGAAGCACAAGACCTTGGTGTGCTTGATGGTGTAACAACCAACCCGTCGTTAATGGCAAAAGAAGGTATTACGGGACATGACAACATTTTAAAGCATTACCTTGCTATTTGTAACATTGTTGAGGGTGATGTTAGTGCCGAAGTTATTTCTACAGATTTTGAAGGTATGGTTAGAGAAGGAGAAGCTTTAGCCGAATTGCACGACCAAATTGTTATTAAGCTACCCATGATTAAAGATGGTATTAAAGCGTGTAAATATTTTTCAGAAAAGGGCATTAAAACGAATGTAACCTTGGTTTTTTCGGTAGGACAAGCTCTATTGGCAGCTAAAGCAGGAGCGACTTACGTGTCACCTTTTATTGGTCGTTTAGACGATATTTCTACCGATGGATTGAACTTAATTGCAGAGATTAGACAGGTTTTTGATAATTATGACTTCGATACTGAAATTTTAGCAGCTTCTGTGCGTCATACGATGCATGTGGTAGACTGTGCAAAATTGGGTGCCGATGTTATGACGGGGCCATTAAGTTCTATTGAAGGTTTATTAAAGCATCCGTTAACCGATATTGGTTTAGCGAAATTTATAGAAGATTATAAAAAAGGAAACTAG
- the ribB gene encoding 3,4-dihydroxy-2-butanone-4-phosphate synthase, whose protein sequence is MTVKPITNNNSDFKLNTIHEAIEDIRAGKVIIVVDDENRENEGDFVAAANKVTPDMINFMATHGRGLICTPLTEKRCKDLELNMMVHNNTDPMETAFTVSVDLKGHGVTTGISASDRAKTVQALIDPNTKPVDLGRPGHIFPLVAKEGGVLRRTGHTEAAIDFARLAGLEPAGVIVEIMNDDGSMARLPELIEVAKKFDLKIVSIEDLVAYRMQHDSLIDKKEDFQIETRFGSFRLRAYEQTTNNQVHIALTKGQWKDNEAVLTRINSTLVNNDILGTLTNNVEIRLERMFNLINKEGQGAVIFINQESQSFNVLKRLFYLKENQEPNKICKAPKKTMDNRDFGIGAQILHDLNIHKLRLISNTEQTKRVGLVGYGLEIVDYVKY, encoded by the coding sequence ATGACAGTAAAACCTATTACCAATAATAATTCCGATTTTAAACTTAACACCATTCATGAAGCGATAGAAGATATAAGGGCTGGTAAAGTGATTATTGTTGTAGACGACGAAAATCGGGAGAATGAAGGCGATTTTGTTGCTGCTGCCAATAAGGTCACGCCTGATATGATTAACTTTATGGCTACCCATGGTAGAGGCTTGATTTGCACACCACTTACCGAGAAAAGATGCAAAGACTTAGAGCTTAATATGATGGTGCATAATAATACCGATCCTATGGAAACCGCTTTTACAGTTTCGGTAGATTTAAAGGGACATGGGGTTACAACTGGTATTTCTGCTAGCGATAGAGCAAAAACGGTTCAAGCTTTAATAGACCCTAACACAAAACCCGTTGATTTGGGTAGACCAGGACACATATTTCCGTTGGTAGCCAAAGAAGGCGGTGTTTTACGCCGTACGGGACATACCGAAGCTGCCATCGATTTTGCACGTTTAGCAGGATTAGAACCAGCAGGGGTTATTGTTGAAATTATGAATGATGATGGATCGATGGCTCGCTTACCCGAACTTATAGAAGTGGCCAAAAAATTTGATTTAAAAATTGTATCTATTGAAGATTTAGTCGCCTACAGAATGCAGCACGATTCTTTAATCGATAAAAAAGAAGATTTTCAAATCGAGACCCGCTTTGGAAGTTTTAGGTTAAGAGCTTACGAGCAAACTACGAACAACCAAGTGCATATCGCCCTAACAAAAGGCCAATGGAAGGATAATGAGGCTGTACTCACTAGAATTAATTCGACTCTTGTAAATAACGATATTTTAGGAACCCTAACCAATAATGTAGAAATTCGATTAGAAAGAATGTTTAACTTAATAAACAAGGAAGGTCAAGGCGCTGTTATTTTTATTAATCAAGAATCGCAATCTTTTAATGTTTTAAAACGCCTATTTTATTTAAAAGAAAACCAAGAACCAAATAAAATTTGTAAAGCACCAAAGAAAACTATGGACAATCGCGATTTTGGTATTGGCGCTCAAATTTTACACGATTTAAATATTCATAAATTGCGTTTAATATCGAATACCGAGCAAACTAAACGTGTGGGCTTAGTAGGTTATGGTTTGGAAATTGTAGATTATGTAAAGTATTAA